In Fusarium oxysporum f. sp. lycopersici 4287 chromosome 11, whole genome shotgun sequence, the following are encoded in one genomic region:
- a CDS encoding hypothetical protein (At least one base has a quality score < 10): MWIIKACSVLAAVCTVAADSAGPKIDFSSTTGAPQHLAAGILYGIPDNTNQIPDSLLSGFGFNYYRGAGAQVSHGWSYNEASFQQRFTSAHNNYIVTRRHNGGFVLLLNDLWGFDCSSNNNTSPGPGDNGDWSSYDKFVQAIIANVKKYNMQEGLVIDIWNEPEGSCFWGRSIDQWLQMWGRGWHQFNDAFGKKVLTSGPTLANQPGTTNSWWTQWAQFVKNNNSVPDQYVWHEEGGSGSNFEYSYGVLQQILTKYGLPQRQININEYATFNEQVPAGSAFWISQLERRNAIGLRGNWLGGTQLHDLAASLLSKPNPSNYASTGYFANGDWWVYNYYSHNMTGQRVSTSVSSDGRLDAYATVDTAARTARVLHGCHPPTTGTYDVTFSGLAKLGLPSSGTLQVRTWKFAVGSEVHYSQMGPPQELGNYGHTIKQRSGYAAVLPD; this comes from the exons ATGTGGATTATCAAGGCCTGCTCAGTCCTCGCCGCTGTCTGCACCGTAGCTGCTGACAGTGCCGGCCCCAAGATTGacttctcctccaccaccgGTGCACCTCAGCATCTCGCCGCAGGTATTCTGTACGGCATACCCGACAACACGAACCAGATTCCAGACAGTCTTCTCTCTGGCTTCGGTTTTAACTATTACCGAGGTGCAGGTGCCCAAGTCTCCCATGGATGGAGTTATAATGAGGCTAGCTTCCAGCAGCGCTTTACTAGCGCTCATAACAACTACATCGTCACGCGTCGTCACAATGGTGGCTTTGTATTGTTGCTGAATGACCTCTGGGGCTTTGATTGCTCTTCTAATAACAATACGTCACCGGGTCCAGGTGATAATGGCGATTGGTCGTCTTATGACAAATTCGTCCAGGCTATCATTGCAAATGTCAAGAAATACAACATGCAGGAAGGCTTGGTCATTGATATATGGAACGAGCCAGAGGGGAGCTGCTTCTGGGGCCGGAGCATTGACCAGTGGCTTCAGATGTGGGGTCGCGGCTGGCATCAATTCAA TGATGCTTTTGGGAAGAAGGTGTTGACGTCCGGACCAACTCTCGCCAACCAACCAGGAACAACCAATTCCTGGTGGACACAATGGGCTCAATTCGTCAAGAACAATAATTCCGTCCCCGACCAATATGTATGGCACGAGGAGGGCGGTTCAGGCTCCAACTTCGAGTACAGCTACGGCGTCTTGCAACAGATACTCACTAAATACGGTCTTCCCCAACGCCaaatcaacatcaacgagtACGCCACATTCAACGAGCAAGTCCCCGCCGGATCTGCATTCTGGATCTCTCAGCTCGAACGCCGTAATGCTATCGGTCTTCGTGGCAATTGGCTAGGAGGCACCCAGCTTCACGACTTGGCTGCCAGTCTTCTCTCCAAGCCTAATCCCTCGAACTACGCTTCTACAGGGTACTTTGCCAACGGAGACTGGTGGGTGTATAATTACTACTCACACAACATGACGGGCCAGCGCGTTTCGACTTCTGTGTCTTCTGATGGTCGGCTTGATGCTTATGCGACGGTGGATACTGCAGCGCGCACCGCTAGGGTATTGCATGGCTGCCATCCGCCTACCACCGGTACTTATGATGTGACATTCTCCGGCTTGGCAAAGTTGGGTCTCCCGTCTTCTGGAACGCTTCAGGTCAGGACCTGGAAATTCGCTGTGGGCAGTGAAGTGCACTACAGCCAGATGGGCCCTCCTCAGGAATTGGGTAACTATGGTCACACTATTAAGCAACGGTCAGGTTACGCTGCCGTTCTACCAGACTGA
- a CDS encoding phospholipase A2 produces MVILTSVRKSPAYLYAKTYCLCSLVSLVQATPVSSRVRVTHTRTRFRNGRVVVSFPTIQEKSDTNSRHLATSPPAKVSFAQKTRDIVERWYQRAVDLASVKTLLQRDETDFATYPELKWDAHVRHGSSLHHKEQKFIGLRKLRISSQGEDSLHRFLDLSPDEKVDLRDVPLIALGGSGGGYKVMYGFAGFISAAKKHGLWDCITWTAGVSGSCWTLAAYYTIARHDIQRLIDHYLTVASELAHPMSIHALNMVARSKRGVYFLIGPLVSKAQKSIIGLGIMDLYSTLTATYQLLSREPKGRLSRATFQWSKIWHRSGIDKGLEPMPLLAAVRRVPKYSYEPKTISAKARDVKKQPTSRQLDTIEGNDQANSTVSLNRRSKKLFQYFEISPLEVGSPDLNRYVPTWAWGRTFISGYSVDRRPEQSFSLLLGQCTSAPAGPLAECIKALLVTIPKNTMVARLVTLFNNLLQSKHFESFWGNPIRAGHDPNPFYGLERPVGMREHTSEHSMYLSRVASSASKRDTQQRQILFRSCSLAAAFIPAVGSTRTYKAHGLRHGE; encoded by the coding sequence ATGGTCATTTTGACTTCAGTTCGAAAGTCACCAGCTTATTTATATGCCAAAACATATTGTCTTTGCTCATTGGTCTCTCTCGTCCAAGCGACGCCTGTTTCATCGAGGGTACGTGTAACTCATACAAGAACACGTTTTCGGAACGGCCGAGTTGTGGTTTCGTTTCCAACAATACAGGAGAAGAGCGATACGAATTCTCGCCATTTAGCGACTTCACCGCCGGCAAAAGTCTCATTTGCTCAGAAAACTAGGGATATCGTTGAAAGATGGTATCAAAGAGCTGTCGACTTGGCATCTGTCAAGACACTCCTGCAGAGGGACGAGACGGACTTCGCAACATACCCTGAGCTCAAATGGGATGCTCATGTCCGACATGGCTCCTCTCTACATCATAAAGAACAAAAGTTCATTGGGCTTCGGAAGTTGAGAATTTCATCACAAGGAGAAGATTCGTTACATCGCTTCCTAGACCTCTCACCTGATGAGAAGGTTGACCTCAGAGATGTCCCGCTCATCGCGCTGGGCGGCTCAGGTGGGGGTTACAAGGTGATGTACGGATTTGCCGGGTTCATTTCAGCTGCCAAGAAGCATGGACTATGGGATTGTATTACCTGGACTGCCGGCGTTAGTGGAAGTTGTTGGACTCTTGCGGCTTACTATACCATCGCTCGACATGACATACAACGGTTGATCGATCATTATCTCACAGTGGCTAGTGAGCTTGCGCACCCCATGAGTATCCACGCCCTGAATATGGTTGCACGAAGCAAGAGAGGCGTCTACTTTCTGATAGGCCCTCTGGTCAGTAAAGCGCAGAAGAGCATCATTGGGCTGGGAATCATGGATCTTTACTCGACTCTTACGGCAACGTATCAACTGCTGTCAAGAGAGCCAAAGGGAAGACTGAGCAGAGCGACATTTCAGTGGTCCAAGATCTGGCATCGATCGGGTATCGATAAGGGACTGGAGCCAATGCCGCTTCTCGCAGCCGTGAGGCGCGTGCCGAAGTATTCATATGAGCCAAAGACAATCTCCGCCAAGGCCAGGGATGTCAAGAAACAGCCAACATCTCGACAGCTTGACACTATCGAAGGAAATGATCAAGCAAATTCAACAGTATCTCTGAACAGACGGTCTAAGAAGCTCTTCCAGTATTTCGAAATTTCACCTCTCGAAGTCGGTAGTCCAGACCTCAACCGTTACGTCCCAACTTGGGCATGGGGGCGAACCTTCATTTCTGGGTATTCCGTGGATCGTCGTCCTGAGCAGTCCTTCTCGCTCTTGCTGGGCCAGTGTACCAGTGCTCCAGCGGGTCCTTTGGCAGAGTGCATCAAAGCTCTCTTGGTCACCATACCCAAGAACACAATGGTGGCACGCTTAGTCACCCTCTTCAATAACTTACTCCAGTCGAAGCACTTTGAGAGCTTTTGGGGAAACCCCATTCGTGCGGGCCACGACCCGAATCCTTTTTATGGACTTGAAAGACCTGTAGGAATGCGAGAGCACACCTCGGAGCACTCTATGTACCTATCGCGGGTTGcctcatcagcatcaaagaGGGATACACAGCAGCGACAAATCCTTTTCCGATCCTGTAGCCTTGCAGCCGCATTTATTCCCGCCGTGGGAAGCACAAGGACGTACAAGGCTCATGGACTCAGGCATGGCGAATAA